The Armatimonadota bacterium genomic interval GTACGCCTTGATCCTGCTCGGCGGGTACGTGGGCGCGTCGGGTGCTGGGCTGGCCTGCCCCGACTGGCCGCTGTGTCGCGGTGAGGTCTTCCCGCCTCTGGAGCCGGGGGTGCCGGTGCACTACGCGCACCGCCTGTGGGCGGTGCTGCTGGCTGCGCTGCTGGGGATCGTGGTGGTGCGCGCCCGACGCGACCGGCCCGATGTGCGGAGTCTGGTGCACGCGGCAGCCGGACTGTATGGACTGCAGATCCTGGTCGGTCTGCTCAACGTCGTCACGTTCCTCCACCCGGCGGTGGTCTCCGCCCACCTAGGCCTGGCGGCGCTGATCTGGGGCCTGCTCATCGCCGCCTACGTCGGCGCGGGCATGCCCCTGGCCGTGAACGAACGGATCTCAGCACCGGAAGCCCCCAAGCGCGGCGTGCGGCAGACGGTGTTCGACTATGTGTCGCTCACCAAGCCACGGATCATCGTGTTGCTGCTCGTCACGACGGCCGCCACGATGTTCGTCGCCGCCGGCGGACGGCCGTCGGCCGTACTGGTGGCGGCGACCATCTTCGGCGGCGCGCTCGCAGCGGCGGCGGCCAACGCGATCAACTGCGTGCTGGACCGCGACATCGACGCGGTCATGCGCAGGACGCGCCGCCGCCGCCCCATCCCCGCCGGCCGCGTCTCGGTCCGGTCGGCCCTGCTGTTCGGGGTGGTGCTGGCTGCGGCTTCGTTCGCGGTGCTGAGCCGGGCGGTGAATCCCCTGAGTGCCTGGCTGGCCCTTGCCGGGATCGCGTTCTACGTCTTCGTCTACACGATGTGGTTGAAGCGCACCACGCCGCAGAACATCGTGATCGGCGGGGCGGCCGGCGCGGTGCCGCCGCTGGTCGCTTGGGCCGCGGTCACCGGTCGGGTGGAGTGGCCGGCGGTGTTGCTGTTTGCGATCGTGTTCTTTTGGACGCCGCCGCACTTCTGGGCGCTGGCCCTCAACCTGCGGGACGACTACGCGGCGGCGGGGATCCCGATGCTGCCGGTGGTCAGCGGCGCCGCACAGACACACCGGCAGATGTTCTGGTATGCGCTCGTGACGGTGGCCCTCACGATCGCGCTCGTGCCGGTGGCGCGGATGGGTGTGGTGTACGCGGTGGCGGCGGCGGCGCTGGGGACGGTATTCTTGCGCAGGGTCTGGGGGCTGTGGCGCGGGCAGCCGGCGGCGAGCGCGATGGGAGTCTACCGCTACTCCCTCCTGTACCTCGCGCTGCTGTTCGGTGCCATGGTCGCCGACCGGGTCGTCGTTCTGTGACGTAACCCCCGAGTTCCAACAGCGGGTGAGTGTTCCGACGGAGGCAGTGCGTCGCCATGCCCAGACCCCCCAACGCCCCCGTGCGGGTGCTCTTCGTGTGCACGGGAAACATCTGCCGTTCTCCGATGGCGGAGGCCGTCCTCCGGCACATGGCCGAGGCGGAGGGCGTCGCGGTGGAGGTCGACTCGGCCGGCACCTCCCGGTACCACTTGGGTGAGCCGCCGCACCCCGGCACCCTCCGCGTGCTCGCCGAGCGAGGGATTCGACTGTCGCGCCGCGCGCGCGCGGTCCGTCCCGAAGACCTGGCCGACTTCGACCTGGTCGTCGCGCTCGACCGCTCCCACCGGGCGGCGCTGCGCGCCATCGCACCGCCGGGGACGGAGTCGAAGATCCGCCTGCTGTCCGACTTCGGCCCTCCCGCAACCCCGGTCGACATACCCGATCCGTACTACGACGGCAGTCACGCTCAGGTATATCCCTACATCGAAGCCTGCTGCCGCGGTCTGCTCCGCCACCTGGCCCGGCAGACTGCGCGTCCGCAAGACTGATCCCGCGGACCCTTGCCCACCCTGCCCCCAGACCTGCTGCCTCCCATCCTCGTGCTGCTGCGCGACCGGCTGGGCGCGGCGTGCATCGACGGTGCCCAAGAGGTGGCAGGTGGCGACACCCACCGGGCGGCGAGGGTCGAAACGGACCGCGGCCCGGTGTTCGTAAAGTGGAACGCGTCCGATGCCGCGCCGATGTTCGACTGTGAGGTCCGGGGGCTGCACAAGCTGCGGTCGGCAGACGCGCTGCGGATCCCCGAGCCGTTGGGCGTCGTGCGGACTGAGCGGTGGGCCGCAGTGGCCATGGAGTGGATCCAACCCGATCGCCCGACGGCGGCGGTCGCCGAGCGCCTGGGGCGCGGCCTGGCGCGGCTGCACGCCGTCCGCGCGCCCGCCTACGGTCTGGACCACGACAACTTCATCGGGCGGCTCCCCCAGCCCAACGCGCCGTCGCCTTCCTGGGTCGAGTTCTACCGAAGGCCGCGCCTGCGCTTCCAGATCGACCTGGCGCATCGGTCCGGACGGATGGACGCCGGGCGGCTGCGCAGGCTGTAGCGGATCTGCGACCGTCTCGACGAATGGATACCGGAGCCCGCAGGCGGTCCGTCGCTGCTGCAC includes:
- a CDS encoding heme o synthase; this encodes MSRFSRYVSLLIVLTFALIVLGGVVRTTGAGDACPDWPLCHGRWIPPPDPLVWVEWSHRLLAAGVGALTIGAVVWTHRLGPAGAALRPVAWTALGLVVFQGMLGGAVVLRSLQAWLVVAHLGAALLFFAALVALHFRTKPTVLEGVAGGRQRAFRSLVLTTLIALYALILLGGYVGASGAGLACPDWPLCRGEVFPPLEPGVPVHYAHRLWAVLLAALLGIVVVRARRDRPDVRSLVHAAAGLYGLQILVGLLNVVTFLHPAVVSAHLGLAALIWGLLIAAYVGAGMPLAVNERISAPEAPKRGVRQTVFDYVSLTKPRIIVLLLVTTAATMFVAAGGRPSAVLVAATIFGGALAAAAANAINCVLDRDIDAVMRRTRRRRPIPAGRVSVRSALLFGVVLAAASFAVLSRAVNPLSAWLALAGIAFYVFVYTMWLKRTTPQNIVIGGAAGAVPPLVAWAAVTGRVEWPAVLLFAIVFFWTPPHFWALALNLRDDYAAAGIPMLPVVSGAAQTHRQMFWYALVTVALTIALVPVARMGVVYAVAAAALGTVFLRRVWGLWRGQPAASAMGVYRYSLLYLALLFGAMVADRVVVL
- a CDS encoding low molecular weight protein-tyrosine-phosphatase, with product MPRPPNAPVRVLFVCTGNICRSPMAEAVLRHMAEAEGVAVEVDSAGTSRYHLGEPPHPGTLRVLAERGIRLSRRARAVRPEDLADFDLVVALDRSHRAALRAIAPPGTESKIRLLSDFGPPATPVDIPDPYYDGSHAQVYPYIEACCRGLLRHLARQTARPQD